The following are from one region of the Polynucleobacter sp. MWH-CaK5 genome:
- the panB gene encoding 3-methyl-2-oxobutanoate hydroxymethyltransferase: protein MSYLQESATTRGLVTISKLQEMRQSGEKIAVLTAYDASFAALMDQAGVDVILIGDSLGNIVQGETSTLPVTIEHMVYHTSCVAKGQASAFLIADMPFGSYSTPEQAMQNAAQLMRAGAHMVKLEGGAWLAETVKFLVERSVPVCAHLGLLPQSVHTLGGFKVQGKSIESAQTLINDAKALQEAGAQLLVLEAIPSELGKKVTESIQIPTIGIGAGPDCSGQVLVMHDMLGAFPGRSPKFVKNFLSGQSSIEEAFKCYVQEVKTGKFPGPEHCFKSA from the coding sequence ATGAGTTATTTACAAGAATCAGCCACCACGCGTGGACTTGTGACCATTTCTAAACTTCAAGAGATGCGTCAATCAGGCGAAAAAATCGCGGTTTTGACCGCTTACGATGCAAGCTTTGCCGCCCTCATGGATCAAGCTGGTGTTGATGTGATTTTGATTGGTGACTCCTTAGGCAATATTGTTCAAGGTGAAACCAGCACTCTGCCAGTCACGATTGAGCACATGGTTTATCACACCAGCTGTGTGGCCAAAGGACAAGCATCTGCTTTCCTAATTGCCGATATGCCGTTTGGATCTTATTCAACACCTGAGCAAGCCATGCAGAACGCGGCGCAATTGATGAGAGCTGGTGCCCACATGGTGAAGTTAGAAGGTGGAGCTTGGCTTGCAGAAACTGTGAAGTTTTTAGTTGAACGAAGTGTGCCTGTTTGCGCACACTTGGGCCTACTGCCGCAATCGGTTCACACTTTGGGTGGTTTCAAAGTTCAGGGCAAATCAATCGAATCAGCACAAACTTTGATCAATGATGCCAAAGCCTTGCAAGAAGCTGGGGCGCAACTGTTAGTTTTAGAAGCCATTCCATCAGAGCTTGGCAAAAAAGTGACTGAATCAATTCAAATACCAACGATTGGGATTGGTGCAGGGCCTGATTGTTCTGGTCAAGTATTGGTGATGCACGACATGTTGGGTGCATTCCCAGGCAGAAGTCCTAAATTTGTTAAAAACTTCTTAAGTGGCCAAAGCTCGATTGAAGAAGCATTCAAATGCTACGTCCAAGAAGTCAAAACCGGGAAATTTCCCGGTCCTGAGCACTGCTTTAAATCTGCTTAA
- the dnaJ gene encoding molecular chaperone DnaJ, with the protein MANKRDFYEILGVARNATDDEIKKSYRKLAMKFHPDRNPDSKEAEDKFKEAKEAYEMLSDPQKRAAYDQYGHAGVDPNMGGMGGGQGFGGFSDAFGDIFGDIFGGGAAGARGGRGGPQVYRGADLRYSMEITLEEAAHGHETQIRVPSWSNCEHCGGEGAEPGTKVETCGTCHGAGQVRVSQGFFSMQQTCPRCNGSGKHIPKPCKKCHGAGKTKSQKTLEVKIPAGIDDGMRIRSAGNGEPGVNGGPSGDLYVEVHIKEHSVFERDGDDLHCQMPISFIDAALGGEIQVPTLSGKASFDVPEGTQSGKTFRLRSKGIKSLRTSLPGDLYIHVQVETPVKLNQEQKDILKQLDESLKSGGAKHNPQQKGWVDRVKDFFN; encoded by the coding sequence TTGGCTAACAAGCGCGATTTTTATGAGATTCTGGGTGTAGCTCGGAATGCCACGGATGATGAGATCAAAAAATCTTATCGTAAGTTGGCTATGAAGTTTCACCCAGACCGCAATCCTGATAGCAAAGAAGCTGAGGATAAATTCAAAGAAGCCAAAGAGGCTTATGAGATGCTATCTGATCCTCAGAAGCGCGCTGCCTATGATCAATATGGTCATGCTGGTGTCGACCCTAATATGGGTGGCATGGGTGGTGGTCAAGGTTTTGGTGGCTTTTCAGACGCCTTTGGCGACATCTTCGGAGATATCTTCGGTGGTGGCGCTGCTGGTGCTCGCGGTGGCCGTGGTGGACCTCAGGTCTATCGTGGTGCCGATCTTCGCTACAGCATGGAGATCACGCTTGAAGAGGCGGCTCATGGTCACGAGACACAGATCAGAGTCCCAAGTTGGTCTAACTGCGAACATTGCGGCGGTGAGGGTGCTGAACCCGGTACAAAAGTTGAAACATGTGGAACTTGTCATGGCGCTGGCCAAGTCAGAGTTTCTCAAGGCTTCTTTTCTATGCAGCAGACTTGCCCACGATGCAATGGATCGGGCAAGCACATACCTAAGCCATGTAAAAAATGTCATGGTGCTGGCAAAACAAAATCTCAAAAAACACTCGAAGTCAAAATCCCTGCGGGTATTGATGACGGTATGAGAATTCGTTCAGCTGGTAATGGTGAGCCTGGTGTGAATGGTGGACCAAGCGGCGATTTGTACGTTGAAGTTCATATCAAAGAGCATTCAGTGTTTGAGCGTGATGGCGATGACTTACATTGCCAAATGCCAATCTCATTCATCGATGCAGCTTTGGGCGGTGAAATTCAAGTGCCAACACTTTCTGGCAAAGCCAGCTTTGATGTTCCAGAAGGAACTCAGAGTGGCAAGACATTCAGATTGAGATCAAAAGGTATCAAGAGCTTGAGAACATCTTTGCCTGGTGACTTGTACATCCATGTTCAAGTAGAAACACCAGTGAAACTCAATCAAGAGCAAAAAGATATCTTGAAGCAATTAGATGAAAGTCTGAAATCAGGTGGTGCCAAACACAACCCTCAACAAAAGGGTTGGGTCGACCGAGTGAAAGACTTTTTTAATTAA
- the dnaK gene encoding molecular chaperone DnaK: MAKIIGIDLGTTNSCVSILEGNTPKVIENAEGARTTPSIIAYMEDGEILVGAPAKRQSVTNPRNTLYAVKRLIGRKFEEKEVQKDINLMPYTIAKADNGDAWVEVRGKKMAPPQISAEVLRKMKKTAEDYLGEEVTEAVITVPAYFNDSQRQATKDAGRIAGLDVKRIINEPTAAALAFGLDKQEKGDRKIAVYDLGGGTFDVSIIEIADVDGEKQFEVLSTNGDTFLGGEDFDQRIIDYIIDEFKKEQGVDLSKDVLALQRLKEAAEKAKIELSSSAQSDINLPYITADASGPKHLNIKMTRAKLESLVDDLISRTIDPCRTAIKDAGVSVGDIHDVILVGGMTRMPKVQEKVKEFFGQEPRKDVNPDEAVAVGAAIQGAVLSGDRTDVLLLDVTPLSLGIETLGGVMTKMITKNTTIPTKHAQVFSTAEDNQPAVTIKVFQGEREMASANKVLGEFNLEGIAPASRGTPQIEVSFDIDANGILHVGAKDKATGKENKITIKANSGLSEDEIQRMVKDAEENAEEDKKLREMVDAKNTAEALVHSTKKALEEHGASLEADEKEKIEAAMKDLEEAGKGTDKDAITAKTEELGKVSQKLGEKVYAAMAEKNQAAQAGGDNAKPKDDNVVDAEFKEVNDKK, from the coding sequence ATGGCAAAGATCATCGGTATTGACTTAGGAACAACAAATTCTTGCGTTTCAATTTTGGAGGGTAATACCCCTAAAGTGATTGAGAACGCAGAAGGTGCTCGTACAACCCCTTCCATCATTGCTTATATGGAAGATGGCGAAATCTTGGTGGGTGCTCCTGCTAAGCGCCAATCCGTGACTAACCCTCGCAACACACTGTATGCGGTGAAGCGTTTGATTGGCCGCAAGTTTGAAGAGAAAGAAGTTCAAAAAGACATCAATTTGATGCCTTACACCATTGCAAAAGCTGATAACGGCGATGCATGGGTTGAGGTGCGCGGTAAAAAAATGGCCCCTCCACAAATCTCTGCTGAAGTTCTTCGCAAAATGAAGAAGACGGCTGAAGATTACTTGGGTGAAGAAGTCACTGAAGCAGTGATCACTGTGCCTGCATATTTCAATGACAGCCAACGTCAAGCAACCAAAGATGCTGGCCGTATTGCTGGCTTAGATGTTAAGCGCATCATCAACGAACCAACTGCAGCAGCACTTGCTTTTGGTTTGGACAAGCAAGAAAAAGGCGATCGCAAGATTGCGGTTTATGACTTGGGTGGTGGTACGTTTGACGTATCAATCATTGAGATTGCTGATGTGGATGGCGAAAAGCAATTTGAAGTGTTGTCAACGAACGGTGACACATTCTTGGGTGGTGAAGACTTTGACCAACGCATCATTGATTACATCATTGATGAGTTCAAAAAAGAACAAGGCGTGGATCTTTCAAAAGACGTGTTAGCTTTGCAGCGTTTGAAAGAAGCTGCTGAGAAGGCGAAAATTGAATTGTCATCAAGCGCTCAATCAGACATTAACTTGCCATACATTACGGCTGATGCATCAGGCCCTAAGCATTTGAACATCAAAATGACTCGCGCAAAATTAGAGTCTTTGGTTGATGACTTGATTTCTCGCACGATTGATCCTTGCCGCACAGCCATCAAAGATGCTGGCGTTTCTGTGGGCGATATTCATGATGTGATCTTGGTAGGCGGTATGACTCGCATGCCTAAGGTTCAAGAGAAAGTAAAAGAATTTTTCGGTCAAGAGCCACGTAAAGATGTGAACCCAGATGAAGCGGTTGCTGTAGGCGCTGCGATTCAGGGAGCAGTTTTATCAGGCGATCGTACCGATGTGTTGTTGTTAGACGTGACACCTTTGTCATTGGGTATCGAAACATTGGGTGGCGTGATGACGAAAATGATCACAAAAAACACCACGATCCCAACCAAGCATGCTCAAGTGTTCTCAACAGCAGAAGATAATCAGCCTGCAGTGACCATCAAGGTGTTCCAGGGTGAGCGTGAGATGGCTTCAGCTAACAAAGTGTTGGGTGAATTCAATCTTGAAGGTATTGCTCCAGCCTCACGTGGCACACCACAGATTGAAGTATCTTTTGACATTGACGCTAACGGTATTTTGCATGTGGGCGCCAAAGACAAAGCAACTGGTAAAGAAAACAAAATCACCATTAAAGCTAACTCTGGTTTATCTGAAGATGAAATTCAGCGCATGGTCAAAGATGCCGAAGAAAATGCAGAAGAAGACAAGAAGTTGCGTGAAATGGTGGATGCCAAAAATACAGCGGAAGCTTTGGTTCATTCAACCAAGAAAGCCCTTGAAGAGCACGGTGCTTCTTTAGAGGCTGATGAAAAAGAAAAAATTGAAGCGGCCATGAAAGACTTGGAAGAAGCAGGCAAGGGCACTGATAAAGATGCCATTACTGCGAAAACTGAAGAGTTGGGCAAGGTTAGTCAGAAGTTAGGTGAAAAAGTGTATGCTGCGATGGCTGAAAAAAACCAAGCAGCCCAAGCTGGCGGTGATAATGCTAAACCTAAGGACGACAATGTCGTTGATGCAGAATTCAAGGAAGTAAACGACAAGAAGTAA
- the grpE gene encoding nucleotide exchange factor GrpE, protein MSQDKNQEAPSTSQENTHEINELNQAAKESDVSGAADAAKAPLTPEETILALEAQIKEFQDQFLRAKAEVENARRRSMEDVAKAHKFAIEGFAENLLPVLDSLNAALTDSGADSAKMKEGIELTLKQLVSALEKGRVLEINPVGEKFDPHRHQAIAMVPHEQEANTVVTVLQKGYLIADRVLRPALVTVSQPK, encoded by the coding sequence ATGAGCCAAGATAAAAACCAAGAAGCACCTTCAACTTCACAAGAAAATACTCATGAAATCAATGAGTTGAATCAGGCTGCGAAAGAATCAGACGTATCTGGTGCTGCTGATGCAGCCAAAGCCCCTTTGACGCCTGAAGAAACCATTTTGGCTTTGGAAGCTCAAATCAAAGAGTTTCAGGACCAGTTCTTGCGTGCCAAGGCTGAAGTAGAAAATGCCCGCAGACGTTCAATGGAAGATGTGGCCAAGGCCCATAAATTTGCCATTGAAGGGTTTGCTGAGAATTTATTGCCCGTTTTGGATAGCTTGAATGCTGCCTTAACAGACAGTGGTGCAGACTCTGCCAAAATGAAAGAGGGCATCGAGTTAACCCTCAAGCAATTAGTTTCTGCTTTGGAAAAAGGCAGAGTTTTAGAGATCAACCCTGTTGGCGAGAAATTTGATCCTCATCGCCACCAAGCGATTGCAATGGTTCCTCATGAACAAGAGGCCAATACTGTTGTGACTGTCTTGCAAAAAGGCTATTTGATTGCAGACCGCGTTTTAAGACCTGCTTTGGTGACTGTTAGTCAACCCAAGTAA
- the hemH gene encoding ferrochelatase: protein MAISRQAQRTAVLLINLGTPDAPTAAAVKPYLKQFLSDPRVVEIPKVIWWCILNLIILPIRSGASAKKYASVWMPGPDGGAPLLVHSKNTAKALEQKFIAQGKDVLVDLAMRYGNPSMESVLKKLEAQGMERLLILPLYPQYSATTTASTFDEVFRIVSGWRNQPELRLIKHYHDHPGYINALKEQVETYWQAHGRPDFAAGDKLLFSFHGVPKRTLDKGDPYHCECHKTGRLLREALGLTAEEAMVTFQSRFGKAEWLKPYTAPTVESLGHQKTRRLDIFCPGFPADCLETLEEIAMEVRDEFLTAGGGEYHYIACLNNSPAWISGLSEIANEHLGGWPQVPESEQALALSMQRAAALADKK, encoded by the coding sequence ATGGCCATTAGTCGCCAAGCGCAACGCACAGCAGTTTTGTTGATTAACCTAGGTACGCCAGATGCTCCAACTGCTGCAGCTGTGAAGCCGTATCTCAAGCAATTTTTATCTGATCCACGCGTGGTTGAAATACCTAAAGTTATTTGGTGGTGCATTCTCAATCTGATTATTTTGCCGATTCGCTCAGGCGCATCAGCAAAAAAATATGCCAGCGTTTGGATGCCTGGTCCTGATGGTGGGGCGCCATTATTGGTGCACTCAAAAAATACTGCCAAAGCTTTGGAGCAAAAGTTCATTGCACAAGGCAAAGATGTTTTAGTTGATCTTGCCATGCGTTATGGCAACCCAAGCATGGAATCTGTTTTAAAGAAACTTGAAGCGCAAGGCATGGAAAGATTGTTGATCTTGCCTTTGTACCCTCAGTACTCAGCAACGACCACCGCTTCTACCTTTGATGAAGTTTTTAGAATTGTGAGTGGCTGGCGCAATCAGCCAGAGCTTCGTTTGATCAAGCACTATCACGATCACCCAGGCTACATCAACGCACTCAAAGAACAGGTTGAAACTTATTGGCAAGCTCATGGTCGCCCTGACTTTGCTGCTGGCGATAAATTGTTGTTTTCATTCCATGGTGTGCCTAAGAGAACTTTGGATAAGGGTGACCCTTATCACTGTGAATGCCATAAGACCGGTCGTTTACTTCGCGAGGCTTTGGGTTTAACTGCTGAAGAGGCGATGGTGACATTCCAATCTCGTTTCGGTAAAGCTGAGTGGTTAAAACCATACACGGCACCAACAGTTGAATCATTGGGTCATCAAAAAACTCGTCGCTTGGATATTTTTTGCCCAGGTTTCCCGGCTGATTGTTTGGAAACATTGGAAGAGATCGCCATGGAAGTGCGCGATGAATTTTTGACAGCCGGTGGCGGTGAGTATCACTACATTGCTTGTTTGAATAACAGCCCAGCATGGATTTCTGGTTTGTCAGAAATAGCCAATGAACATTTGGGTGGTTGGCCACAAGTGCCAGAGTCAGAGCAAGCTTTGGCTTTGAGCATGCAAAGAGCGGCGGCGTTGGCTGATAAAAAATAA
- the hrcA gene encoding heat-inducible transcriptional repressor HrcA produces MDDRSKSLLKTLIEHYIADGQPVGSRALSKFSGLDLSAATIRNVMADLEDMGFVASPHTSAGRIPTPKGYRLFVDTMLTVKPVEEIMAHEAQDAIQADAPQRVVAAAAQVLSNLSNFAGVVMTPRRSEVFKQVEFLRLSEKRVLLILVTPEGDVQNRIILTERDYGPSELIEASNYLNSQFAGLSFFAVKEKLRQELEGIRSGISSLMEAALKVGAENAKPDSNMIISGERRLLNVGDLSSDMVKLKQLFGMFEEKTELLQLLDVSSRAEGVQVFIGGESELVPMEDMAVITAPYSVDGRIVGTLGVIGPTRMAYERVIPIVDITSKLLSSALSSGIFNK; encoded by the coding sequence ATGGATGACCGTTCAAAAAGCCTACTAAAAACCCTGATTGAGCACTATATTGCCGACGGCCAGCCCGTTGGCTCTCGCGCTTTGTCTAAATTTTCAGGCTTGGACTTGTCTGCTGCGACGATACGCAATGTCATGGCTGACCTGGAAGATATGGGTTTTGTGGCCAGTCCGCACACTTCTGCTGGGCGCATTCCAACGCCCAAGGGTTATCGACTGTTTGTTGACACGATGCTCACCGTCAAGCCAGTCGAAGAAATCATGGCTCACGAAGCACAAGATGCTATTCAGGCAGACGCTCCGCAAAGAGTGGTGGCAGCAGCAGCCCAGGTTTTATCTAACTTATCTAATTTTGCCGGGGTCGTGATGACCCCAAGACGTTCAGAAGTTTTTAAGCAGGTTGAGTTTTTGAGGTTGTCAGAGAAGCGTGTGCTTTTAATTTTGGTGACGCCTGAAGGTGATGTGCAAAACAGAATTATTCTGACCGAGCGAGACTACGGCCCATCTGAATTGATTGAAGCCAGTAATTATTTGAACAGTCAATTTGCGGGGCTGAGCTTCTTTGCAGTCAAAGAAAAATTGCGCCAAGAGTTAGAAGGTATCCGCTCAGGCATCTCGTCTTTGATGGAAGCCGCTTTAAAGGTGGGCGCAGAAAATGCCAAGCCAGATTCAAACATGATCATCTCAGGCGAAAGACGTTTGTTGAACGTTGGTGATCTTTCTTCTGACATGGTTAAGTTGAAACAATTGTTTGGTATGTTTGAAGAGAAAACCGAGTTGCTTCAGCTATTGGATGTTTCTTCTCGAGCTGAAGGTGTTCAAGTATTCATCGGTGGTGAAAGTGAGTTGGTGCCCATGGAAGACATGGCAGTGATCACGGCACCGTACAGTGTGGATGGAAGAATTGTTGGTACCTTGGGAGTGATTGGCCCAACCCGTATGGCATATGAGAGAGTGATACCGATTGTTGATATCACGTCAAAATTACTATCAAGCGCTTTGAGTAGCGGCATTTTTAATAAGTGA
- a CDS encoding NAD kinase — protein sequence MSNLKTKSAQRHFKKIALVGKYQADGFAHMLLNLSNILKNLGCEVFLEAETAQNTTITQIPSIAAKEFKSNIDLVIVLGGDGTMLGIARQIAGQDVPLIGINMGTLGYMTDIPLQDVELVLTEMFKGHNESDIRYLLEAEVFRNDQVIGSGSALNDVVVNRSGISGMLELTVRVNGQFMYNQRSDGLIVATPTGSTAYAMSAGGPILHPSVAGVVLAPIAPHALSNRPIVLPSDSLIEIELIGGKDVSVNFDMQSLTQLQVGDQIRIKQSQKTITLLHPIDHSDYRALRQKLHWNEHPSSF from the coding sequence ATGTCAAATCTTAAGACAAAAAGCGCTCAAAGACATTTTAAAAAAATCGCCTTGGTAGGCAAATACCAGGCGGATGGCTTTGCGCACATGCTTTTAAACCTCTCCAACATCCTTAAAAACTTAGGGTGCGAGGTCTTTTTAGAGGCAGAAACAGCTCAAAACACCACGATTACTCAGATTCCGAGTATTGCAGCCAAAGAATTTAAGTCGAATATTGATTTGGTGATTGTCTTGGGTGGCGATGGCACGATGCTTGGCATCGCAAGACAAATTGCAGGTCAAGATGTTCCTTTGATTGGTATCAATATGGGTACCCTTGGTTACATGACTGACATTCCACTCCAAGATGTGGAATTGGTTTTAACCGAAATGTTCAAAGGTCACAATGAATCTGATATCAGGTATTTGCTTGAGGCTGAAGTTTTCAGAAACGATCAAGTCATAGGTTCAGGCTCTGCCTTGAATGATGTTGTTGTGAATCGTTCTGGTATCTCAGGCATGCTTGAACTCACTGTTCGAGTGAATGGTCAGTTCATGTACAACCAACGATCTGATGGTTTGATTGTGGCAACACCCACCGGCTCAACAGCCTATGCGATGTCTGCAGGCGGTCCAATTCTTCACCCATCAGTGGCAGGCGTGGTGCTAGCACCTATTGCTCCTCACGCTCTCTCTAACCGCCCGATTGTTTTGCCAAGTGACTCATTGATTGAAATTGAATTAATTGGTGGCAAAGATGTCAGCGTTAACTTTGACATGCAATCACTCACGCAACTACAGGTGGGCGATCAAATCAGAATCAAGCAATCTCAAAAAACAATCACGCTGCTTCATCCAATTGATCACAGCGATTACAGGGCTCTTCGACAGAAGTTGCACTGGAACGAACACCCTTCTTCTTTCTAA